The proteins below are encoded in one region of bacterium:
- a CDS encoding succinate dehydrogenase, which produces MAYTTPAMKDRLGQTFRRDSWWATPSAMFLVFTGFVIYATIAAIVNPAAGPDRYYYDLDGAHFLSPFYSPNFHEMFPGVAAFRYFPAFWVVWLPIAFRVTCYYGRKAYYRSILLNPAGCAVGKGTDRGYKGETAFPWVINNLHRYFFYLIVLLVLFHWKHFYDAFHFEGGFGMSIGSLVVAADTILLTLYVASCHSFRHLLGGNVDCFSCAKAGHLRYEGWKGVSWLNQFHNFFFWASLIAVGFADFYIRMIAMGKCADVRFF; this is translated from the coding sequence ATGGCTTACACTACACCTGCGATGAAGGATCGCCTCGGTCAGACCTTCCGGCGCGACTCGTGGTGGGCGACTCCATCGGCAATGTTCCTGGTTTTTACCGGATTCGTGATCTACGCGACGATTGCGGCGATTGTGAATCCGGCGGCCGGTCCCGACCGTTATTATTACGATCTGGACGGTGCGCATTTCCTGTCCCCGTTCTACTCCCCGAACTTTCACGAGATGTTCCCGGGAGTGGCGGCGTTTCGGTATTTCCCGGCGTTCTGGGTAGTGTGGCTGCCGATTGCATTCCGCGTGACCTGTTACTACGGGCGCAAGGCCTATTACCGTTCGATTCTGCTGAATCCGGCGGGGTGCGCCGTGGGCAAAGGAACGGATCGCGGGTACAAAGGAGAGACGGCGTTTCCGTGGGTGATCAACAACCTGCACCGCTATTTCTTCTACCTGATCGTGCTGCTGGTGCTGTTTCACTGGAAGCACTTCTATGATGCGTTTCATTTTGAAGGCGGTTTCGGCATGAGCATCGGCTCGCTGGTGGTGGCGGCGGATACGATTCTGCTGACGCTGTACGTGGCGAGCTGCCATTCCTTCCGCCACCTGCTCGGCGGCAATGTGGACTGCTTCTCCTGCGCCAAGGCCGGGCATCTGCGATATGAAGGGTGGAAGGGCGTGAGCTGGCTGAACCAGTTCCACAACTTCTTTTTCTGGGCCAGCCTGATTGCGGTGGGCTTCGCCGATTTCTACATTCGCATGATTGCCATGGGCAAGTGCGCCGATGTGAGGTTCTTCTAA
- a CDS encoding HIT domain-containing protein, which produces MDRLWAPWRMPYIMSTVKQNDEGCVFCRMLAEAEDERNLIIYRGGHAFVVMNLFPYNTGHLMVVPTRHTGDFASLAADEHLELDSLIARSHAALAKSLSPHGFNIGMNLGRASGAGIVDHLHYHIVPRWSGDANFMSVVADTKVISESLIDTWRRLKAAF; this is translated from the coding sequence GTGGATCGCCTTTGGGCCCCCTGGCGGATGCCGTATATTATGTCCACGGTCAAACAGAACGACGAGGGCTGTGTCTTCTGCAGGATGCTCGCCGAGGCGGAGGATGAGCGCAATCTCATCATCTACCGCGGCGGGCATGCCTTCGTGGTCATGAACCTCTTCCCGTACAATACCGGTCATTTGATGGTGGTTCCCACGCGGCATACGGGCGATTTTGCGTCCCTGGCCGCGGACGAGCACCTCGAACTCGATTCCTTGATCGCGAGGTCGCACGCGGCGCTGGCTAAATCGCTCTCGCCGCACGGGTTCAACATCGGGATGAACCTGGGCCGGGCTTCCGGAGCGGGAATTGTGGATCATCTGCATTACCATATCGTGCCGCGCTGGAGCGGCGATGCGAACTTCATGTCGGTGGTGGCGGACACGAAAGTGATTTCGGAGAGCCTCATCGATACCTGGCGGCGTTTGAAGGCCGCGTTCTGA
- the fusA gene encoding elongation factor G gives MAQLSTDKIRNIGLFGHGHSGKTMLAEAMLYSMGVITRMGKVEEGTTVSDYSKQEMERQMSITAGVLRGTHHDHVINCIDTPGFADFVGEVFSSLRAVDLAVLVVDGSTGHDIGHSRVFNMATELGLPRMFYVTKLDREHIKWNETVDGLREEFGTHVSPIEFPVNAGLGFNVIASALTMKEYHYQDDGSGKVTEQPLSAAAKERADALRAQLMEVAAEADDALLEKFFENGELSDEDFERGIRQGIAKGTFFPVLCGSGARNIGVSRYVEFLTTYGPSPLNRPPVIGKGPNNGTQIEVKADANEAFSAFCFKTTAEAHVGELSFVRVYSGKVMQGADLLNPNQSKTEKVGQIFYISGKTRIPAEQFIAGEIGAMVKLKTTRTGDTLCDSKRPVQFADIAFPEPVLETAVVPKNKGDEDKIASGLNALRAEDPSFTLYQDAELGQMVLKGQGDLHLNNILSRLKERTNVDADMVEPKVPYRETIRGSADAEGKHKKQSGGRGQYGLVWLKLEPKPRGEGYEFVDAIVGGAIPTKFVPAVDKGIQDTTPRGVIAGYPVVDVRVTAFDGKYHDVDSSEMAFKIAGRLGFRAAFKKAKPVILEPVFDLMVKVPEEYMGDVMGDLSSRRGKILGMESEGRYQIIRAKVPQKELYRYATALRSMSQGRGAATQNFSHYEEVPPEIQQRLVAEYVEEKEEE, from the coding sequence GTGGCTCAACTGTCTACAGATAAGATTCGAAACATTGGACTTTTCGGTCATGGCCATAGTGGCAAGACGATGCTCGCGGAAGCCATGTTATACTCCATGGGCGTCATCACCCGTATGGGTAAAGTCGAAGAGGGCACGACCGTTTCCGATTACAGCAAGCAGGAGATGGAGCGGCAAATGTCGATTACGGCGGGAGTGCTGCGGGGCACGCACCACGACCACGTGATTAACTGTATTGACACACCGGGATTTGCGGACTTCGTGGGCGAAGTCTTTTCCAGCCTGCGGGCGGTGGATCTGGCGGTGTTGGTTGTGGACGGGAGCACGGGGCACGACATCGGGCATTCGCGCGTTTTCAACATGGCGACCGAGCTGGGGCTGCCGCGCATGTTTTATGTGACGAAGCTTGACCGGGAACACATCAAGTGGAACGAGACGGTGGACGGGTTGCGCGAGGAGTTCGGCACGCACGTCAGCCCGATTGAGTTTCCGGTGAACGCGGGATTGGGTTTTAACGTGATCGCCAGCGCGCTCACGATGAAGGAATATCATTATCAGGATGACGGGTCGGGCAAGGTCACGGAGCAGCCGCTGAGTGCCGCGGCCAAGGAGCGGGCGGACGCTTTGCGCGCGCAGCTTATGGAAGTGGCGGCGGAGGCTGATGACGCGTTGCTGGAGAAGTTCTTCGAGAACGGCGAACTCAGCGACGAAGACTTCGAGCGCGGCATCCGGCAGGGCATCGCCAAGGGGACCTTCTTCCCGGTGTTATGCGGTTCGGGTGCGCGCAATATCGGCGTTTCGCGATATGTGGAGTTCCTGACGACTTACGGGCCGTCGCCGCTGAACCGGCCGCCGGTTATCGGCAAGGGACCGAACAACGGGACGCAGATCGAAGTCAAAGCCGACGCGAACGAGGCGTTCTCGGCCTTCTGTTTCAAGACGACCGCCGAGGCCCACGTGGGCGAACTTTCCTTTGTACGCGTCTATTCGGGCAAGGTGATGCAGGGTGCGGATCTGCTCAATCCCAACCAGAGCAAGACGGAAAAGGTCGGTCAGATTTTCTACATCAGCGGCAAGACCCGTATTCCGGCGGAGCAATTCATTGCGGGCGAAATCGGTGCGATGGTGAAGCTGAAGACGACGCGCACAGGCGACACGCTGTGCGATTCCAAGCGGCCCGTGCAGTTTGCGGACATCGCCTTCCCCGAGCCGGTGCTTGAGACCGCCGTGGTTCCCAAGAATAAGGGCGACGAGGACAAGATCGCCAGCGGCTTGAACGCGCTGCGGGCGGAAGATCCGAGCTTTACGCTGTATCAGGACGCGGAACTGGGGCAGATGGTTTTGAAGGGACAGGGCGACCTGCACCTGAACAACATTCTTTCCCGCCTGAAAGAGCGCACTAATGTGGATGCGGACATGGTGGAGCCGAAGGTTCCTTACCGCGAGACGATTCGCGGCAGCGCCGACGCCGAAGGCAAGCATAAGAAGCAGTCGGGCGGACGCGGCCAGTACGGTCTGGTGTGGCTGAAGCTGGAGCCCAAGCCGCGCGGCGAAGGCTACGAGTTTGTGGACGCGATTGTGGGCGGCGCCATTCCCACCAAGTTTGTGCCGGCCGTGGACAAGGGTATTCAGGACACCACCCCGCGCGGCGTGATTGCCGGCTATCCGGTGGTGGACGTGCGTGTGACGGCGTTTGACGGCAAGTACCACGATGTGGACTCGTCGGAAATGGCGTTCAAGATTGCCGGGCGGCTCGGATTCCGCGCGGCGTTCAAGAAGGCCAAGCCGGTGATTTTGGAGCCTGTCTTTGATCTGATGGTCAAGGTGCCCGAAGAGTATATGGGCGACGTGATGGGCGATCTGTCTTCCCGCCGCGGAAAGATTCTCGGCATGGAGAGTGAAGGCCGTTACCAGATTATTCGCGCCAAGGTGCCGCAGAAGGAGCTGTACCGCTACGCCACCGCCCTGCGCTCGATGTCGCAGGGACGCGGCGCGGCGACGCAAAACTTCTCTCACTATGAAGAGGTGCCGCCGGAAATCCAGCAGCGTCTCGTGGCCGAGTATGTGGAAGAGAAGGAAGAAGAATAG
- a CDS encoding glycosyltransferase family 2 protein, producing MSHPLLSILIVSYNTRDLLADCLRSLRRVADEAPFETIVVDNASSDGSADYVVEQFPEVRLIRLDRNIGFAAAMNEAIEACQGGLFLALNPDAVVPAGTLRKLMDFMVMNPTAAVAGAVLTYADGSLQGSTFRFPSLFREFWNFLPELKAILRPQVTWLKVTDVHKPREPIQVDCVSGAALMARTDAVKQIGGFDGEFFLYHEEMDLCTRLRKAGWEVWSVRQAQVIHLDAKASGYRQNRLPHQPVLGWRIGGMDRLWWKHKSRRQHALWRTQGCALLRLRIALIGGGMLFSQACRDRVHELVKIVKMLHEPADSKRQKAAAKVRRD from the coding sequence ATGTCACACCCTCTCTTATCTATCCTGATTGTCTCCTACAATACGCGGGACCTGCTCGCGGACTGCCTGCGCTCGCTCCGCCGTGTGGCGGATGAAGCACCGTTCGAGACGATTGTGGTGGACAATGCGTCCTCGGATGGCTCGGCGGACTATGTGGTGGAGCAATTTCCGGAGGTGCGGCTAATCCGGCTGGATAGAAACATTGGATTTGCTGCCGCCATGAACGAGGCCATCGAGGCCTGTCAGGGGGGACTGTTTCTGGCGCTGAATCCGGATGCGGTGGTTCCGGCTGGAACGCTCCGAAAACTGATGGACTTCATGGTGATGAATCCGACGGCGGCTGTAGCGGGGGCGGTGCTGACCTATGCCGATGGATCGCTACAGGGATCGACCTTTCGCTTTCCGAGCCTGTTCCGGGAATTCTGGAATTTCCTGCCGGAACTGAAAGCCATCTTGCGGCCACAGGTCACGTGGCTGAAAGTGACGGATGTTCATAAACCGCGCGAACCGATACAGGTGGACTGCGTCAGCGGCGCGGCGCTGATGGCCCGGACGGACGCCGTGAAACAGATCGGCGGATTTGACGGCGAGTTCTTCCTGTACCACGAGGAGATGGATTTATGCACCCGGCTGCGAAAAGCGGGCTGGGAAGTCTGGTCGGTGCGGCAGGCGCAGGTGATTCATCTGGACGCCAAGGCATCAGGCTACCGCCAGAACAGGCTGCCGCACCAGCCGGTGCTGGGATGGCGGATTGGGGGGATGGACCGGCTGTGGTGGAAGCATAAATCCAGACGACAACATGCTTTATGGCGGACGCAGGGATGCGCGTTGCTGCGCTTGAGAATTGCGTTAATTGGTGGTGGGATGTTGTTTTCGCAGGCATGCCGCGACAGAGTGCATGAGTTGGTAAAGATTGTGAAAATGCTGCATGAGCCCGCGGATTCAAAGCGGCAGAAAGCTGCAGCGAAGGTCCGCCGCGACTGA
- a CDS encoding Rrf2 family transcriptional regulator, whose amino-acid sequence MQITMTTEYAVRALLYLCSGDVNSPRRIGEVASGAQVPESYLRKIVPVLTKAGFVRSSVGVTGGIQLAVSATELTLLDVFEAVEGKMFLNKCLIHHNVCHRSPYCAVHVVWSGVQEQIKTSLRAKTLADLATETAANFASYMSMAAGAKAAPAPVSN is encoded by the coding sequence ATGCAGATTACTATGACCACTGAGTACGCCGTCCGTGCACTCCTTTATCTCTGCTCCGGAGACGTGAATTCTCCGCGCCGCATCGGAGAGGTGGCATCCGGCGCTCAAGTCCCGGAAAGCTATCTCCGCAAAATCGTCCCCGTGCTCACCAAGGCCGGCTTTGTCAGGTCTTCGGTAGGCGTTACCGGCGGCATCCAGCTCGCCGTCAGCGCCACAGAGCTGACATTACTCGATGTCTTCGAGGCGGTGGAGGGCAAAATGTTTTTGAACAAGTGCCTGATCCACCACAATGTCTGCCACCGCTCGCCCTACTGCGCCGTGCACGTCGTCTGGTCCGGAGTTCAGGAACAGATCAAAACCAGTCTGCGTGCCAAGACCCTCGCCGATCTGGCCACTGAAACCGCCGCCAATTTCGCCAGCTATATGAGCATGGCTGCGGGCGCCAAGGCCGCGCCTGCACCTGTATCCAATTAA
- a CDS encoding cytochrome ubiquinol oxidase subunit I, which translates to MNLDVELLSRIQFAMTVGFHFLFPPITIGLAWLLVIIEWLGWRKNSADYVRLGKFFGRILALTFAVGVATGIVMEFQFGTNWAQYSKFVGDIFGAPLAAEGVLAFFLESAFLGLYLFGRNRVSKGMHWFSSLMVAFGATLSAFWIIVANSWQQTPAGYSLNATAHRAELSDFWAAAFNPSTLPRYFHTVDAALIAGAFLVAGLSAYLILHNKEAALAQKSMRIAIIFGLVASCLEIFPFGHEHGRQVAATQPEKFAAMNGLYTSVEGAPIVLFAVPQDQPPPVLRAEIKIPGLLSWLAFGDAHAHVQGINEFPPENIPPLFLTFVSYHNMVLLGMYFVGIMVLATFLLRNGVLFEKKWLLKLFVFSIPLPLLACQLGWMAAEVGRQPWIVYHLMRTRDAFSPVLSEGQVWFSLTLLTLMYAFLGVTYVYLLKKKLAVGPVALTGKEK; encoded by the coding sequence ATGAACCTCGATGTCGAACTTTTGTCGCGGATTCAATTCGCGATGACAGTGGGCTTCCACTTTCTATTCCCGCCCATAACCATCGGTCTTGCCTGGCTTCTGGTCATTATCGAATGGCTGGGCTGGCGGAAGAACAGTGCCGACTACGTGCGGCTGGGCAAGTTCTTCGGCAGGATTCTCGCTCTCACCTTTGCCGTGGGTGTTGCGACCGGTATCGTCATGGAGTTCCAGTTCGGCACAAACTGGGCCCAGTATTCCAAGTTTGTCGGTGATATCTTCGGCGCGCCCCTCGCCGCCGAAGGCGTGCTTGCCTTCTTCCTCGAATCCGCCTTCCTCGGGCTCTATCTCTTCGGCAGAAACCGTGTCAGCAAAGGCATGCACTGGTTCTCCAGCCTTATGGTTGCTTTTGGCGCGACGCTGTCCGCATTCTGGATCATTGTCGCCAACTCCTGGCAGCAGACTCCCGCCGGGTACTCGCTGAATGCGACCGCGCACCGTGCCGAGTTGTCCGACTTCTGGGCGGCAGCCTTCAATCCCTCCACCCTGCCGCGCTACTTCCACACGGTAGATGCCGCTCTGATTGCCGGTGCCTTCCTCGTCGCCGGTCTGTCCGCTTACCTCATCCTGCATAATAAGGAAGCGGCACTGGCCCAAAAGTCCATGCGCATTGCGATCATCTTCGGACTCGTTGCCAGTTGCCTCGAGATCTTCCCCTTCGGACATGAGCATGGCCGGCAGGTTGCCGCCACTCAGCCGGAGAAGTTCGCCGCCATGAACGGCCTCTACACCTCCGTCGAAGGTGCGCCCATTGTACTGTTCGCAGTTCCGCAGGATCAGCCGCCACCCGTTCTCCGGGCTGAAATCAAAATCCCCGGCCTTCTAAGCTGGCTGGCCTTCGGTGATGCGCACGCGCATGTGCAGGGAATCAACGAATTCCCTCCGGAGAACATTCCGCCGCTGTTTCTGACCTTCGTTTCGTACCATAATATGGTGCTGCTCGGCATGTACTTTGTCGGCATCATGGTTCTGGCGACCTTCCTGCTGCGTAACGGCGTGTTATTCGAGAAGAAATGGCTGCTCAAACTGTTTGTCTTCTCCATTCCCTTGCCCCTGTTGGCCTGCCAGCTCGGCTGGATGGCCGCAGAGGTTGGCAGGCAGCCTTGGATCGTCTATCATCTTATGCGCACCCGCGACGCCTTCTCCCCGGTGCTCAGTGAAGGCCAGGTCTGGTTCTCTCTTACGTTGCTCACCTTGATGTACGCCTTTCTTGGCGTCACGTATGTCTACCTGCTGAAAAAGAAACTGGCCGTCGGGCCGGTAGCCCTCACCGGAAAGGAGAAGTAA
- the cydB gene encoding cytochrome d ubiquinol oxidase subunit II, whose translation MDLNTIWFLLVGILIIGYAILDGYDLGIGALHFFAKNERERRIHLNAIGPLWDGNEVWLLTGGGALFAAFPVVYATVFSGLYTALMLLLAALIFRAVAIEFRSKVEDSRWRSFWDYAFSIGSILPAVLLGIAFGNILRGLPLDQQGNYTGSFFGLLNPFSVLVGLVSLAAFTAHGAIFLAMKSDGELLKRLSALIPKLWLSFVALYLVASVTAVFTAPLLFDDSLSDPLFWILLLPLVGAMLYMPVAAKSGKFFRAFIASSVTIALMIGEAALSLFPRLVPSLTDVRYSLDIYNAASTPQTQTIMLIIALIGMPLVLLYTVYIHRVFRGQVILHEDSY comes from the coding sequence ATGGATTTGAACACCATCTGGTTTCTGCTCGTCGGCATCCTGATCATCGGCTATGCCATCCTTGACGGTTACGATCTGGGTATCGGCGCCTTGCACTTTTTCGCCAAAAATGAACGCGAACGCCGCATTCATCTCAACGCCATCGGTCCGCTCTGGGATGGCAATGAAGTCTGGCTGTTGACCGGCGGTGGCGCACTTTTCGCCGCCTTCCCCGTGGTCTATGCTACCGTCTTCAGCGGGCTCTATACGGCCTTAATGCTGCTCCTCGCCGCCCTCATTTTCCGGGCTGTAGCCATCGAATTCCGCAGCAAAGTCGAAGATTCCCGCTGGAGATCCTTCTGGGATTATGCCTTCAGCATCGGCAGCATTTTGCCTGCGGTGCTGCTCGGTATTGCCTTTGGAAACATCCTGCGCGGCCTTCCCCTTGACCAACAGGGTAACTACACCGGCAGCTTCTTTGGTCTGTTGAACCCCTTTTCCGTGCTCGTCGGGCTCGTCAGCCTTGCCGCATTTACCGCACACGGCGCCATCTTTCTCGCCATGAAATCCGATGGCGAACTTCTTAAGCGGCTGTCTGCGCTGATCCCCAAACTCTGGCTCAGCTTCGTCGCCCTCTATCTGGTCGCATCCGTCACCGCGGTCTTCACGGCTCCCTTGCTGTTCGATGATTCCCTGTCAGATCCCCTCTTCTGGATTCTGCTCCTGCCACTCGTCGGAGCCATGCTTTACATGCCTGTTGCGGCCAAGTCGGGAAAATTCTTCCGTGCCTTTATCGCCTCATCGGTCACCATTGCCCTGATGATTGGCGAAGCGGCCCTCAGCCTCTTCCCACGGCTGGTGCCGTCCCTGACCGATGTGCGCTACAGCCTCGACATCTACAATGCGGCCTCCACACCGCAAACGCAAACCATCATGCTGATCATTGCCCTCATCGGCATGCCGCTGGTGCTGCTCTACACCGTTTATATTCATCGCGTCTTCCGTGGTCAGGTCATCCTCCATGAGGACAGCTACTGA
- a CDS encoding periplasmic heavy metal sensor: MKTRISSKLLAAVAGLFLMASAFAQPPDGGPTPPDGQRPNRERIETVIIGKFSSELNLTPEQAEKFFPRFRQLRNSTEEMMRGQRDRRDQLDVLSQDPKADQTKVNTLVEQNSHDQEQMLRNKQEFLKDVSSFLTPQQVSRCSILLDELPQRIRQYIEEHRDMRQDHRMGPPADRQRSRRGY, from the coding sequence TTGAAGACACGAATTTCTTCTAAATTACTGGCGGCCGTTGCCGGGCTCTTCCTGATGGCTTCTGCCTTTGCGCAGCCACCGGATGGCGGCCCGACTCCGCCTGACGGACAGCGTCCGAATCGCGAGCGGATCGAGACGGTGATCATTGGGAAGTTCTCGTCCGAGCTTAACCTGACTCCTGAGCAGGCGGAGAAGTTTTTCCCACGGTTCCGGCAGTTACGGAATTCGACGGAGGAGATGATGCGCGGTCAGCGCGACCGTCGAGACCAGCTTGATGTGCTGTCGCAGGATCCCAAAGCGGACCAGACGAAGGTCAATACTCTGGTGGAGCAGAACTCCCATGATCAGGAGCAGATGCTGCGCAACAAGCAGGAGTTTTTGAAAGATGTGTCCAGCTTTCTGACACCGCAGCAGGTGTCGCGCTGCTCGATTCTGCTGGATGAACTTCCGCAGCGGATCCGGCAGTATATCGAAGAACACCGGGACATGCGGCAGGATCACAGAATGGGCCCGCCGGCTGACAGGCAGCGGAGCCGTCGAGGCTACTGA
- a CDS encoding sigma-70 family RNA polymerase sigma factor codes for MTDGQDDLDLVREFRAGSERAFNELVLKHRQAVYLTAAGMLGSTDDAEDVAQEVFIKAYRSMDSFRGDSAFYTWLYRITVNLCLNQLRKRKTRTFLGLEQVAATLPDNRQADEDVELSELSEHARQAISELPEKQRAVFILRHFRELPHAEIAKIMDRDEGTIKANYFQAVRKLRAKLGPYMQGKE; via the coding sequence ATGACCGATGGCCAGGATGATCTCGATCTTGTCCGGGAATTCCGGGCGGGAAGCGAGCGCGCCTTCAACGAGCTTGTGCTGAAACACCGGCAAGCCGTCTATTTGACGGCTGCCGGCATGTTAGGCAGCACAGATGACGCGGAGGACGTGGCGCAGGAGGTGTTCATCAAGGCCTACCGGTCGATGGACAGCTTCCGCGGGGACTCGGCATTTTACACGTGGCTCTACCGGATCACGGTGAACCTGTGCCTGAACCAGCTTCGAAAACGGAAGACGCGGACCTTCCTCGGATTGGAGCAGGTGGCGGCGACGTTGCCGGACAACAGGCAGGCCGATGAGGATGTAGAGTTGTCCGAACTGTCCGAGCATGCCCGGCAGGCGATTTCGGAACTCCCCGAGAAGCAGCGGGCGGTGTTCATTCTCAGACACTTTCGAGAACTGCCGCACGCCGAGATTGCGAAGATCATGGACCGGGATGAGGGGACGATTAAGGCGAACTACTTTCAGGCGGTAAGGAAGCTGCGGGCCAAGCTGGGACCGTACATGCAGGGTAAGGAATAG
- a CDS encoding PorV/PorQ family protein encodes MRRTLVIALLVLTAASAFAASAGMTGFELFRTDGFARNSALGGSQIGVGGDLQSLYANPAGLGDMTRPMGTVGYFKHVLDINSGSLAYARPFSGIAVFGLGLTYFDYGKFDRATEFGQKTGEFGASDFLVTASAARELYENLKGGISLKYLNSTIDSYTASAMAADVGLLYHTGVKNWDVGAGIFNAGFATSAYLKTKDKLPTSYRLGFSVPLEHLPVRFSVAGDYMDKEGIRGMGGLELTFSQYIQGRIGYNTVGLDERVGTNKDALAGFSAGLGLHMKSLSLDYALTSQGEVGYLHRFTLGTVFPAGK; translated from the coding sequence ATGCGACGAACGCTGGTGATTGCGCTGCTGGTGCTGACGGCAGCTTCGGCCTTTGCCGCTTCGGCGGGAATGACGGGCTTTGAACTGTTCCGCACGGACGGATTTGCGCGGAATAGCGCCCTCGGGGGGAGCCAGATTGGCGTCGGTGGCGACCTGCAAAGCCTGTATGCCAACCCCGCCGGACTGGGTGACATGACCCGTCCGATGGGCACAGTGGGCTATTTCAAGCACGTGCTGGACATCAATTCAGGCAGTCTGGCGTACGCGAGACCGTTCTCCGGGATCGCCGTTTTCGGGCTCGGGCTCACCTATTTCGACTATGGAAAGTTTGACCGGGCGACGGAATTCGGCCAGAAAACAGGCGAATTCGGGGCTTCAGATTTTCTGGTGACGGCATCCGCGGCGAGAGAATTGTACGAGAATTTGAAGGGCGGGATCTCGCTGAAGTACCTCAATTCGACGATTGATTCCTACACGGCCTCGGCCATGGCGGCGGATGTTGGTTTACTTTATCATACAGGCGTAAAGAACTGGGACGTGGGCGCGGGCATCTTCAATGCGGGCTTTGCGACCTCGGCCTACCTGAAGACGAAGGACAAACTGCCGACCAGCTACCGGTTGGGGTTCTCTGTTCCTTTGGAGCATCTGCCGGTGCGGTTCTCCGTAGCGGGGGATTATATGGACAAAGAGGGGATCCGCGGCATGGGTGGGTTGGAGCTGACGTTCTCGCAGTATATTCAGGGGAGAATCGGCTACAATACCGTGGGCCTCGATGAGCGCGTGGGGACGAACAAGGACGCGCTGGCGGGTTTTTCGGCAGGATTGGGGCTCCACATGAAGAGCTTAAGCTTAGACTACGCCTTGACTTCTCAGGGCGAAGTGGGTTATCTGCACCGTTTCACTCTGGGGACAGTTTTCCCGGCGGGGAAATAG